From the genome of Lotus japonicus ecotype B-129 chromosome 6, LjGifu_v1.2, one region includes:
- the LOC130726119 gene encoding probable plastid-lipid-associated protein 4, chloroplastic: MALSSLPLLSPLNTTDTDFHPKLLHFNSPSSSSSSHFPVRFPIYHTSHSLAISEKWRAKVSFFPAFLNNKRKDASTIKQELLDAIAPLDRGADATLEDQQTIDQIARKLEAVNPTKNPLKSNLLDGKWELIYTTSQSILQTKRPKLLRSVTNYQAINADTLRAQNMESWPFFNQVTADLTPVNTRKVAVKFDTFKIAGFIPVKAPETARGSLEITYLDEELRVSRGDKGNLFILKMVDPTYRVPV; this comes from the exons ATGGCCTTATCTTCTCTGCCACTGCTTTCACCTCTCAACACCACTGATACTGATTTCCATCCCAAACTGCTCCATTTCAattcaccatcttcatcttcttcttctcacttcCCAGTTAGATTCCCAATCTATCACACTAGCCATTCCCTTGCTATCTCTGAGAAATGGAGAGCAAAAGTTTCATTTTTCCCTGCTTTTCTCAACAACAAACGCAAAGATGCAAGTACCATCAAGCAAGAACTTCTTGACGCCATTGCACCGCTTGATCGAGGTGCCGATGCCACTCTCGAAGACCAGCAAACTATTGATCAG ATTGCACGCAAACTTGAAGCAGTTAATCCAACAAAGAATCCCTTAAAATCTAATCTACTGGATGGAAAATGGGAGCTTATATACACTACCTCACAGTCAATCTTGCAGACCAAG AGGCCAAAGCTGTTGAGATCAGTTACAAATTACCAAGCCATCAATGCTGATACTCTCAGAGCCCAAAATATGGAATCTTGGCCATTCTTCAACCAG GTGACAGCTGATTTGACCCCTGTAAATACAAGGAAAGTGGCTGTGAAGTTCGATACTTTCAAAATTGCGGGATTT ATACCTGTTAAGGCACCTGAAACAGCTCGTGGTTCACTTGAAATAACATACTTGGATGAAGAGCTGCG GGTATCTAGAGGTGACAAAGGAAACTTGTTCATCTTGAAAATGGTGGATCCCACTTACCGGGTTCCGGTATGA